A region of the Styela clava chromosome 1, kaStyClav1.hap1.2, whole genome shotgun sequence genome:
GAATTCAGATAATCTGCAAAGGCGAAATCTTAAATATTTAACCATTTGGGCATCGTGGTATCACATAATATATTTGCAATCATGATCTTACCTGAGAGTCAAAGATTTCATAGCTCAAGGATGGAAGTAATCCAGAATCATTCAGTGATTTCATAAACCTGTAAAGCAATTGGTTGACAGAATGATTATATCAAAATATGTACAATGCAAATTAATTATCATCTTTTCATCGCATGAGACAGGAAAGTGTAGAAGAGGAAGATTTATATGCTACTCTAGAAAAAGTTTTGATATCAGAAATATACCCCAGTTCAAAAAATGTTTCGTATCTGTTggaaattttgacttttgacGACTACTACTCTACTTAGTCATTTTAATTTGTTCTAATACATGGGCACAACATGTGGAGAACAACACAACTAACCAGCGGTAATATAAAAACCCAATATTCAACGCCGGATTTCAATAATCGGTGCATCATTCATTGCAAATATTTCGaaaacataaaaattggtaacttTCAAACATATTTACTAAATTCTATTAAGTTTTAGGTTGTTTTATCATTACAATAGTAATATTTCCTTTTCTTAAACAAATATTGGCCAATTGGTAAACCAAACCAACTGCTAAACATAATTGCTTATACTTACGTTTGAGCTTCAACAAAATTTGGGGCAGTAAAGATCGTTCGCAGGGTCGGAGGAGGAGATATAACAGTTGTAGCTATATCTGATGACGGTATCGCTGGTAGAGCAACAGGTTTATAAGCAAATGACTTCAATACAGCAAGGAGAACAACAAAGTAGATTGGCATAAACACTTCCTGAAATACAATCAGAAAACTTGTTACAGAAATTGTGTGAAATGAAATTCTTAAGTTAATAACACCATTCCTATTATCGGGGTTGGGTAGAAATTCCTGAACCCAAAGTCTCGAGTCAAATCGAATCacagttaggataggatttacatatttatcctgagggaGAATAATCCAGCAATCTTCCGGCACATGACCATCCCCTAGGATAACCATAACCATGGGATTTGAACTTGCCAACCCACTTAAGGTAATCAGGTGCGATGGCGAAcatatttctaacgcttagcacaatgtgcCACACCGCCACTGTTTATCAGTCAGATGAAgctagaatttgtcaagtctcgtgaCTAGAggtgggcatttcgaatcgaatattcgaatcgaatagtaaattattcgaatcggttcagagctaaatttcgaatcgccgccatctactataataaagtcgcttacaattatatattttcaagtattcgagattcgatttgattcggaaaaaattattcgattcgattctgaaatcacaaggtattcgaaaatgcccagccctactcgtgacccacctcaaaaataactaacgttagataacaataagctacgaaatagtaaagcgaaagtatgtttatttcaaaaaacttgttgaaaatacttggatggaacgtaaataatgaattaAATGAAAAGTTTGGAAACAGGCAcaatttgttgctatttttattAGTGCAGTCGTTTTTGACTGACAgaataagaaatgtaaatatccaaaataaggcagacaaaataaaatctaacgattattttattttcaatcaccgtagcttcacgccccctcaaaaaattgtctacgcctaCTTGTGGGTTGCGCCCcaccatttgagaaccactgctttaaacattaaaatgataatttggTGATGGGCTTATGGCCAACTTCAGCATAATTAATACCAAGATAATCTAGCCCTAGCAAGCTGGTGAAGATGCTGCTATTTCTCACTCATGGTGTTTTCCAAATTAGGTTGAAGCTAAAGCAGACTGGAGTGAACTAGACAAAGTTTGTTTAGTTGATTAATGTTGTGTTATATAGTTTTCACAAATGTTATTGCTATATTCAGTagatttcgaatgagccatttgcttgaacagaaaatatttaataaaaatatagaaaatcacTAATAATCTAGTATTATACACACAAATTCTATAGTGTAAtaaagtaattaaaaatatcaaatacctGAATTGTAGCTTGTTTAATTCTGATTTTTGCGATAAAATTTCTCTTTATTAGAGTGACAGTTTGCCGCCATATTGTTACTTCAGGCGGcataataattatattatattaagaAACCTAAAATTAAATAACTGTGATTAAATGTTAAAGACAAAACGATCGTGACACAGACATGACGGCATGAGAaagatattgataaaatattgatttctgTGATTGATAACTTCCTAAACTAATGGATGGGAttggattttcaaatttatgtcaGGGAAAAGAAAAGTCAGTATGACagcataatcatatggcgaaccacagcccgTCATCCCGTTAGTAGTCCATGCTGGGTATGAGAATTGTATCCAGTTATTTGTTATCTATAATTTTTGCGTGCCAGTATTCTTTTGTCATGTTCCTCTGTACTAGATTTGTTATGTTATGATTTGGAGCCAACCTGATCATTCAagaaaaaaaactcaatatatTCATATTCGGAAAAAtctgattcaaaattttttaaattagagattcgatttgaaaatataatatgcaGAAGTTAGTTATTCAAAGATTTGTTCTCTCCAGATCCTGTAAgccatatatatacatatattttatcaaatactggtcgtcaaaataaactaatatttaccattattattattgttgctGCCACTGAAGACCATGGCAGCAAGTCTGAAGCTGTTAAGAAGTTCCAGCATGATGTGGCTCAAATCTCTCTTAAGATCGAGGAGATTATAAAAAGACTGGAGTTATGTGAAAAACAGCAAGATGATCAGGAACAGTACAGCCGGAGGAACTGTGTTGTTCTTCATGGCTGCAAATCTGTTCCAGAATCTGAGTACTACAAGTTTGAAGACTTTGTTGTTAACACCCTGAACAATAACTTCAATCTTGACCAGCCTATTGTTAACACGGATATTGATATAACCCATAAATTGCGATCCAAGTCCCCGAAGAACCCCatcattattaaatttgtccgaagatcgacaaaaaatttaatatatggtAGGAAGAAAGATCTAAAAGGCAGCGGTTTGTCCATCACGGAGTCCTTGACCCGGAATAGGCTCAAGCTCCTCGCCGCTGCCAAGGAAGCATTCGGGAAGCATAAGGTGTCGACAATGAATGGGACTATATACGCTTACTTGGACAGAAGGCGAGTTATATCTTGTTTAAATGATATCACTACTCTCTCTCGTCCCCTGTACTCCAGGGCTGCTGCTGGCCCAATGGGACCTAGCAAATAGGCACACTGTTTGCAACTTGGTCTCATTGGTATAGTGGTGGCCTTTAGCACAGGGttgataatataatttaatttaactcAATTTATTTTCACCCTTATTTTCCTTATGCTAATTAGGCTAGTACTTATTTAACCATAAGTTCTGCACCTGGAAACTTTGTATTTAAGCtttgtattttagattttgtcttaCTTCACtatacttttttaatttttttatttcattacttTGCCACCACCatgaaacataatttaaaatatccctgtagaaattgccacaaatcagTCCGAACTAATCAGAAAGCtattttttgcaacatttgctcacattggatacatttaaaatgcACCAATATCTCTAACCAGCAGTATGAAAACCTGCAATCTGAAGCTGATGATATGCCTTGGTGCTGTTTCTTTTGTGAAAAAGATTGCATACCATTCTCTTCTCTCTCTGATTCTGAATTATTAGAATCATGTACTTTCCTTCATTCAGAAAAAGCTGAAGCCCAGGCACTTACTAAAATTCTTGATCCTGAATACCTAAACCAAATGTTTCTTGAGTCAGCCAATAcagacaatgatgaattcaacaACATAAACAGTGTTTTCATGTACAACAGCTCAAATCAGTATATTTGCTCTAGTGATGTCAATGATCTCAAATTCAATGATAGTTTTAAACTAAGTGGTTTCATGACTCTTTCACTCAATATCAGATCTTTAGCCTCTTTCAAAAActacacaaaatttgaagcactagtgaattcactgaattgtaagcctcatgtaattgctgtaaatgaaacatggattgtatctgGTACAAATGGCCATTTCAATACATTGGATGGCTATGTTTTTATCACTAACAGTAGATTTCATCACCGAGGTGGTGGTGTTGGTCTCTAcattcgaaatgatttgaaatacattgtccgcaAGGATATTACTATAATGTGTGAAAAGGTTTTCGAATCTATATTTATTGACatattattggaaaataaaacaataacctgcggtactatttatagatcaccactaactgatgaattgaacaatgctaactttcggaatctcttgtcccaagttctctcaaagatgaacaagttgaattataattatataatgggtgacttcaactataatcttattgatgagtccaatatgaataccagcctatttgttgatattatgcacaacgtggcctattattctctgataaactgccccaccaggataacttcaagttctgctacctgtatagaccacatttggacaaacgtatatgataaaaaagttaatagtgctgttttagcagaatgtgtttctgatcatctgccaattgtacaatgctctcttctagaaaagcaaattcagaacagaattgaaacgctttaccgccagtttacttcgtccaacttgaatacttttatgaacgaactgaattctattgatattgatgacttcagcagcatccaggatcccaacacttgctttgaaaaattttttgaaaaattctctactgcttactctcaatcttttccttacaaaaaacaaacaaacagatcaaacaaaccttggtatgatactgagttacgtaaactaaacaaagtcaaacaaaaactttataagaaattaataaacaataaaaacataaatgacaagcacaaattacagttcaatgaatgcaggaacctttatactcgattgctctacaaaaagaaatcaaattattacaaatctaaatttgcctCTCACAAAGGTAACATCAAGGCAGtatggaaaacaattaatgaacttattggtaaaaataaaacaggttcttgtcctttgattggactcgattgcagtaatacacaaattgcaaataaatttaatgaacacttttcccaagtggcacaaaccctgctcgactgtatgccacaaccagctggctgtgacaaaaattacatttcatatcttggaaagcaagaatcctcatccatgtttttaaggccaactacatcattagaaataaaaaatattatacgcgaaatgaagcccaagtcaagttttggaattgatggtattccattcaaagtattgaaacacgttccagaacatatcattgacatcctgacatatatatttaatctttcactatctagtgggttattcattgaaagcttcaagacatctaaagttcttcctctatttaaaaagggtagtgtttcagatcttggaaattatagacctattagtcttttaccatcattttctaagattcttgagaaaataatgtatagtagaatgtcaaacttctttgaaactaacaatgttttccactctcatcaatttggtttccgcaagcatcactccactgctatggctgctaatgttttggtacacaaactgaccaaggcctttgaaagcaaacaacatgcaattggaatatttcttgatatttcaaaagctttcgacaccattgaccattccatccttttaagtaagctctatcactatggaattagaggcgtcccattcaattggatcaggagctacctgcaagacaggaaacaaattgtgcaatatgacaactcattctctacaaatatttgtgtcatgaagcacggagttccacaaggatctttacttggcccattattttttctagcttacattaatgacatgtccaggtgtctgaaatcctctgagtcgatcatgtttgctgatgacactgacttgattcttcatgggaaaaaccttgaagatctactcacagttgcaaaccaagaactaaccaacattcatagctggatgttggttaacaaattatctcttaatgctaacaaaactaaatttgtattattccacccaagcaagcataaaagtgtgagttgttcaaaaccactactgctcaatgacaatgaaattgaaagagtgaaagaaataaaatttctaggagttatctttgatgaaaatctatcatggaaatcacaaatgttgcatgttattggtaaaacaaaaaggaacttggcagttgctgctaaagtatcccagtgcgttaatcaatcagctttactagcaatgtttcaatctctactactaagtcatatccgatattgtagctcagtctggctccatggtaataaaacacttgtctcgaaattgcaaagcatttgtaataattttttaagaattgtctttaggaaaagtaaacgtgaaagcgtaaatcatttctataaatcgctaaatatactcaaggttgaagacataatgaaatttgaagtattatcattagtttatgattttcatgacAACTCATTGTCAAACTGCTTTGACGACATACTAACCAAAACCACCTCCAATCGAAGaagtaattccaatttatttataccgtttatgagtaaatctgtgagtCAGCATGCCCTATGCTATAATGGACCTAAGCTATGGAACTCTctccccttgaatttgaagtcattaaaatccaaaaaatcatttcagaaacaaGTTAAGACGTACTTggtatccaaatattaaaagttattttcccataaccacactgatatatatactctTTCGTATGAAattagctacaacgttttgatagctcggacacaaaaaatattgaaccttcatgaatgaccatgatagaaagttgggacactcttcacttgcacatacttattttcatgaaaatattaaacagctaCAATATTGCTATTGCTCCTGCAGCTGCTGATTGTTGTTGAGCCGGCAGTTAAGCTCTCTCCACCTGTTCTACATCTATTGTTGGTGTGTCGGGTTCTGTAGCAtgcacagcaaattattttatttatttatttttcaaatggctgtttacactctgacatctgcatgcgcatgttccctttttgcttaacgttggatttttgacattacacatgcatgatctttgtttctatatgggtggtgtgataccttatgagggttgtagaccgtatagtttagctcctgtacctattattgtaattaggcgaccagtggagatatattggattctccccttcattttaatttgttgtggtattctatgatttgttttgtgtgtatacaaaattttatcctaggttgaggttctgctgtgaagttgatgtgaaggccaacatacgaatggtcagtgtggtttgagagtttctgcatggtttgcgaggaattcaccctgtgtcccaaccatatttcaactctggtctttgaactagcgttttatagatagataactaataatcgatatctactcgaaataataattaattctaaacaaaagtgtagggtattgctgtttccaaatatgtaacccttgaatatcctactcgcagatttgttttctgtttttcaggtcgttctgtgatgatcaatacaatggctagtttattgaatataaatggtgtctacaacaacaaaattcgcaggctgatgtctcatccacgataaacttgaaCCTATTACGCcataataattaaatgaagaaatgatcctgtgaaataacaatactaattcctttattcctaattcctttatccttgcagaagtcaatatctaagaatgaaaaaaaaaaaaccttataaccttagcaaccaacatattcctataccctgtctttctaccttaattaattataattactcatacttataaagttactgatagatttaaatacttattgcaatctggactacaatttggcaataataggctctagtttgggcaatgaagtggtctagcccacctcttcatgcacccaattctggcaactttggttgggcattttggcatttgactccatctataatcagcttgacaatatatttttttataaaagtttatctttactgttcactcccatttataaaattgatcaatttggcagtggcaatcatgataaatttattaatatggtgtggcaagtaatttttatttatttattttttattgactaccagtatgtaatttttcatgttctctttacttaataacttctatatggttgtgtgtgtgggtgcgtgtgagcgtgtgtgaaatatttcaattattttaggtgagtgaacacgtaccacatcttcttggcaaaaccttccatcttatatacattctgtacgttttaaaccttatctaaggttttgttcgctctcctgatttcataatcagtttttatttatttatttttagcattcattttattgttttgctgattatggagtcgaaataaacttatacttatacttataccaTACCAGTATACCATACTTTTTTGGAATTTATGGGTTGCTCGCTAGCTACAGAGCTAGATCACCTGGCGGAATCAATAGCTCAACTGGTAATAACTGTTTAAATGCCCTGCAGCGTTGCTactttttgaatgaaaaagttttgaatCGTTCTCCTATTTTATTCTTTTGCTTTAATCACGGTACGGGTACCGGTACTTTTCATTCATAGCCACAAACAAAACATCTGTAGTCACATGCTGTGTACAAATATGCGAATCCCGTGCTTGGCTGCAATTCTGTAAAATTACCATACGAGTTATAAATTTTTTGCTCGCCAATGACTTCGTTTCCTTATTATCTCACTCCACATCCCCACACTTTTCTCATTGTGTTTCTTTTTGTAAATCGCTCACTCTTTGTTTTCCTCAAGTCATGTGCTCACGGAACACGTGAGCTGCGTAAACACACATTTATTTTCTCCTTTCAGAACAATGGTTTGTTTTTTTCTCCTCATATTGTCGCTGAACGttgttcaatcatttttaatttaggaaTGAGAATGTCAGCGCTCTGAAAATGACAGCTGTAGCTTCATAAAGAACACAAGCTCAAGCTAAATACCACTAAACTTAGGTCaaactatcaaaatatttaaaaaaaaaaataaggaaatatAGCATCACGCGTCTTATTAGACCTTAGTCATACAAAAACCCGCCGCCCatgaaaaaacataaagtggcataaacaaacattttcGATGCTAGGTCTCGCGGGGAAAGTGGTCACAGGTGATGGGATGTCAATATTTAATTGTCCAATCTTATCCCGAGGCATAGATGTTTAAAAAAACAACTGCCAACGTTCAGCTTACTTGAACAAATAACGaatattgggtactcccgaagtatgcgcaccaggatGTCGCACatcctgaatcctaacctggtacaaaacctaagttcaggttgtgcgccatcttggtgcgcatacttcaggaggtccgaatatTGTTGTTTCTGTATAATACCTAtttatataccgtatatgcttCTCAGTAGTAGGCTTTTCATACCATTTTCATATCtcctgattctgtaatcagttatatttatttgtCCCTAACCGACCAGATGTTACGAGAAGATTACCGTACGTTACTGTACGATTGCAAGGAGTCCAGGGAGTGGGTGCGGGACCCCAGCCCCCATTTTTCAAcgtaaaaaaatcatttttctgtgtATACATAGCACATTTTTGTGGCTTGAAAACCTTTTTATTCGTCAGCGAAAATTTCTGCCTGAGCCCAAATTACAGCAATCGTCTCGCACCTGCCGACCGATGTGGCATGGGTGGGGTGTAACAGACTTTGGGTGAAGATTGAAAAGATGTACCATTTCATAAACGGTTGAGGGTTCCAATATAGGAGAAATACTTGAGATAAAGCTTTGTTGTCCTGAACCCCAAAATAGGCCCTGCCGGCAGCAAAGTAAATGTTAAATTCCAGTCTCAGACTGACGATAATGTTATTATGTCAAACCTAAAGCTTTGAAAACCTGAAAAGTTGGGCCTTTTTGTCACTCGCAGGTAGGATTGGATTTACGTATTCATCCCGGGGGAGGGGAAAGTggataagacggctcaaccatatggcgaaccacagcctctcgttcgattaccattccatgtcgggtatgggattaggtatTTGTTATCGGAAACATGGACTTAAtgatagaggaagccgtaaccgaccagcggttacgtgaaccaccctacagtggcgagtccaacaatcctctcgcacataactatccctggttccattacatttgaacccacgtacatttgaacccatgacaattgcacctgcatactattgcacctatggaattttttttgtttcacggatagttaaacctatactaaccctaacccatgggttttagcacccgtatatagattgaacccgtggatatacgcatgggttcaaatgtacatgggttcaattGTACGGTCACcctatccctgcatgggatagGCCTACTTCACCGTTCAAAATGATGATACGTTCTTGTGAAGTTATTGCTCAACAGAGCAGAGATCGCGAAACTGTCACTGACCGAGATCTAATGAGAATTACAAATATGATCGGCCAAATGGGTACCATGGAACTCACTCAGCCCCAAAAAACAGCGACTTGACTTGAGAATAGACTAATGACTTGACTCTGGATGTAGTCGAAAAGATCATTTCCATGAATGATACCGATGGCCACATAGATTGAATTGTAAACGTTTTCCGCAGTTTTGGCAAACATACCAACAGCATTGGTAATCGCTGAACTTTTACAGACACATTTACAATCTCGAGGTCCGAAACCTTATACAGGCCTCTCACAATATTGCTTAGATAATTGCCCTCAACTAATATTGTTTATGATAAATtgtgaattttgttttgtgtttcAATATGATATTTTGATTTGAGAACCACTCGCACATCAACTACGCTATTTTACACAATGACAGATAATAAGTCTGTTTACATTCTGTGGAAGCttctttttggacacgtcagtggacataaagatcgtttcaatattatgttgttgtttttgttttccctcgtcatgataaaatcgcttttcctttcgaatactggaccaattgctttgaaattttcagtggttaatgattgatttttttgccagaaggctattacttttacttatttcaaaaatgtctgtggccttcaagagattcgtttttttttttgtgtcagaataaaaaatagggACACCTTgcatgtgtccatatatttgaacatagctctcttgtctcCATTCGAGCCTCATGTCAGACGGCATGAAAGATTAATTGATATCTGAACAAAT
Encoded here:
- the LOC144425129 gene encoding uncharacterized protein LOC144425129, with amino-acid sequence MLDPVSHIYTYILSNTGRQNKLIFTIIIIVAATEDHGSKSEAVKKFQHDVAQISLKIEEIIKRLELCEKQQDDQEQYSRRNCVVLHGCKSVPESEYYKFEDFVVNTLNNNFNLDQPIVNTDIDITHKLRSKSPKNPIIIKFVRRSTKNLIYGRKKDLKGSGLSITESLTRNRLKLLAAAKEAFGKHKVSTMNGTIYAYLDRRSFCDDQYNG